A genomic stretch from Telmatocola sphagniphila includes:
- a CDS encoding TIGR03032 family protein: MAVYSQPAPEQRDVRCKHSDSLPPLLASLRLTLLLSTYQTGHLVAVCASAGKLVITFHQFDRAMGIAVKEGTIAVCTRSEVWFLRSVPDIAAKLEPSGLYDACFLARTSHFTGDIQAHEAAWIGEEFCVVNTRFSCISALHPYYSFAPRWRPPFITAYAPEDRCHLNGLAIAAGQPRYVTALAESDAAQGWRPAKAYSGCIVAIPTGQIVARGLSLPHSPRVLGERLYFLQSGSGTLDYLDLTTGRIATVSSLPGIARGLAIHAGYAFIGLSKARPSLEGVPIVADREKLLCGLSVIDLNSGLQVAFLEFQTGVDELFDIQVLPGIAFPFISGPWAERDRGQPFWTIPPMGK, from the coding sequence ATGGCCGTCTATTCTCAGCCAGCGCCCGAGCAGCGGGATGTGCGTTGCAAACATTCCGATAGCCTGCCCCCACTATTAGCCTCACTTCGTCTGACATTGCTGCTTTCGACTTATCAAACCGGACATTTGGTCGCCGTCTGCGCGAGCGCGGGAAAGCTGGTGATAACGTTCCATCAATTCGATCGAGCTATGGGAATAGCCGTCAAAGAAGGAACTATAGCCGTTTGCACCCGAAGCGAAGTCTGGTTTCTTCGTTCCGTTCCCGATATCGCCGCCAAGCTCGAGCCGAGTGGTCTTTACGACGCTTGCTTCCTGGCGCGAACATCGCATTTCACCGGCGATATTCAGGCTCATGAAGCGGCCTGGATTGGAGAGGAATTCTGCGTCGTCAATACGCGATTTTCCTGCATCAGCGCCTTACACCCTTACTACAGTTTTGCGCCGCGCTGGCGGCCGCCGTTCATCACGGCCTATGCTCCCGAAGATCGCTGTCATCTGAATGGTTTGGCGATCGCCGCTGGCCAACCTCGATATGTCACGGCCCTCGCCGAAAGCGATGCCGCTCAAGGCTGGCGGCCGGCCAAAGCCTACAGCGGGTGCATCGTTGCTATCCCGACTGGGCAAATCGTTGCTCGCGGATTGTCGCTCCCGCATTCGCCGCGCGTACTGGGAGAGCGTCTTTATTTCCTGCAATCCGGTTCTGGCACTCTCGATTACCTGGACCTCACCACGGGGCGCATCGCCACCGTCAGTTCTCTACCGGGGATAGCACGCGGGTTGGCGATTCATGCGGGCTACGCCTTCATCGGACTATCGAAAGCCCGACCAAGTCTGGAGGGAGTGCCGATTGTGGCAGATCGAGAAAAACTATTGTGTGGCCTTTCTGTGATCGATTTGAATTCCGGACTCCAAGTGGCTTTTTTGGAATTTCAAACGGGTGTCGACGAACTCTTTGATATTCAAGTTCTTCCCGGAATTGCGTTTCCCTTTATCTCCGGTCCCTGGGCCGAGCGAGATCGCGGCCAGCCCTTCTGGACGATACCGCCGATGGGGAAATGA
- a CDS encoding ArsR/SmtB family transcription factor, with product MDQLSNVLTAISHPSRRTMLQRLTTGPARFTDIAKPFDLSLNAITKHLKLLERAGLIAREKQGREVFISLRPEPLRLVAGWVHEYEKFWTERLDEFEEFFKTQRKKKHERKNEDD from the coding sequence ATGGATCAGCTATCGAATGTTCTCACGGCCATCTCGCATCCGTCCCGACGGACGATGCTCCAGCGATTGACCACCGGTCCGGCCCGATTTACCGATATCGCGAAACCTTTCGATTTGTCGCTCAATGCGATTACGAAGCATTTGAAACTTCTCGAACGGGCGGGACTGATCGCACGAGAAAAACAAGGACGCGAGGTCTTTATTTCCCTCCGACCGGAGCCGTTGCGACTGGTGGCCGGTTGGGTGCACGAATACGAGAAATTCTGGACCGAACGTCTGGATGAATTCGAAGAGTTTTTCAAAACCCAAAGGAAAAAGAAGCATGAAAGAAAAAATGAAGACGATTGA
- a CDS encoding SRPBCC family protein has product MKEKMKTIDLELTRSIPATPEEVYDGWLDPKCPGTPWNLAAKFVLDPKVDGLFYWLYVGESDKHTPHYGRFTLVERPAKIQYTWVSPHTHGRESLVTVTFQQQGEDTLMKLRHENLPDDESGRNHEKGWGFFLGKFAEGFGGRKAN; this is encoded by the coding sequence ATGAAAGAAAAAATGAAGACGATTGATCTGGAACTGACGCGTTCCATTCCTGCAACACCCGAAGAGGTGTACGACGGTTGGTTGGACCCGAAATGCCCGGGCACGCCTTGGAACCTGGCGGCCAAGTTCGTTCTGGATCCGAAGGTGGACGGCTTGTTTTACTGGTTGTACGTCGGCGAATCAGATAAGCATACCCCGCATTACGGCCGTTTCACTCTGGTGGAGCGGCCCGCTAAGATCCAATATACCTGGGTCTCGCCTCATACACACGGTAGGGAATCGCTGGTGACTGTGACGTTTCAACAACAGGGAGAGGATACTCTGATGAAACTTCGCCACGAGAATCTGCCGGATGATGAGTCGGGTCGTAATCACGAGAAGGGTTGGGGCTTCTTCTTAGGAAAGTTCGCGGAAGGATTTGGAGGTCGGAAGGCGAACTAA
- a CDS encoding YdeI/OmpD-associated family protein: protein MKKDISRIIFQAKLLRPAEPGTDQTWSFLILPGKVSAKLPSRSQTSVEGKINGYPFQATLEPDGQKSHWLKVDQKLRKAARMEVGDEVTLEIKPLDQEPELEIPEDLHKGLMADPKARDVWADITPIARRDWIHWITSAKRPETRTRRVKNACDMLSSGKRRVCCFDRSGFYSKSFRAPKALD from the coding sequence ATGAAGAAAGACATTTCCAGAATCATTTTCCAGGCTAAACTTCTTCGCCCAGCTGAGCCCGGGACGGACCAGACCTGGAGCTTTCTGATTCTGCCGGGCAAGGTCAGTGCGAAATTGCCTTCGCGCAGCCAGACTAGCGTGGAGGGCAAGATCAACGGCTATCCGTTTCAGGCGACGTTGGAGCCGGATGGCCAGAAAAGCCACTGGTTGAAGGTGGATCAAAAATTACGTAAAGCCGCCAGGATGGAAGTGGGGGATGAGGTAACACTCGAAATTAAGCCCTTGGATCAAGAACCGGAACTGGAGATTCCGGAGGATTTACACAAAGGCCTGATGGCAGATCCGAAAGCTCGAGATGTCTGGGCCGATATCACCCCGATTGCCCGGCGAGATTGGATTCATTGGATTACCTCTGCTAAAAGACCGGAGACGAGAACCCGGCGAGTGAAAAATGCCTGCGATATGCTTTCTTCGGGGAAGCGCCGGGTCTGCTGCTTCGATAGATCGGGTTTCTATAGCAAGAGTTTCAGAGCCCCGAAGGCGTTGGATTGA
- a CDS encoding YciI family protein, translated as MKVMVIIKASKESEAGVMPSEQLLTEMGKFNEELVKAGIMLDGQGLQPSSKGARVLFSGRERTVKDGPFAETKELIAGFWLWKVKSLQEAIDWVKRCPNPMSGESEIEIRPIFSPEDFGDALTPELREQEERLRTEVAARTKK; from the coding sequence ATGAAAGTAATGGTAATTATCAAGGCCAGCAAAGAGTCCGAAGCTGGCGTAATGCCCAGCGAACAATTGCTGACGGAAATGGGCAAATTCAACGAAGAATTGGTCAAGGCCGGCATTATGCTCGATGGACAGGGCTTGCAGCCGAGTTCGAAGGGGGCTCGGGTGCTATTCTCCGGTAGGGAACGTACTGTCAAAGATGGTCCATTTGCCGAGACCAAGGAGTTAATTGCTGGCTTCTGGCTCTGGAAAGTGAAATCATTGCAGGAGGCCATTGACTGGGTGAAGCGCTGTCCGAATCCGATGAGCGGCGAATCGGAAATCGAAATCCGGCCGATCTTTTCCCCCGAGGATTTTGGCGACGCCTTAACCCCGGAGTTACGTGAACAGGAAGAACGGTTGCGAACAGAAGTTGCTGCCAGAACCAAAAAATAA
- a CDS encoding YciI family protein encodes MKYVCLGFYDEARFAQIPPEEAQKMIEDCFAYDDELRRGGHFLGGEALDSARNAVTLRSKGGQVEVTDGPYVETKETLGGILLLEARDLNHAIALMSRHPGVKMGPFEIRPANEMVNTLIAQRSSAVAEEKRK; translated from the coding sequence ATGAAATACGTCTGTTTAGGTTTCTATGATGAAGCCCGGTTTGCTCAAATTCCTCCGGAAGAAGCCCAGAAAATGATAGAGGATTGCTTTGCCTACGACGATGAACTTCGCCGAGGCGGGCACTTTCTGGGAGGGGAAGCCCTGGATTCCGCCCGCAATGCCGTGACGCTTCGTTCGAAAGGAGGCCAGGTGGAAGTGACCGATGGTCCCTATGTGGAAACCAAGGAAACTCTCGGCGGTATTCTGCTTCTGGAAGCCCGCGATCTGAATCACGCCATCGCTCTGATGTCTCGACATCCGGGTGTAAAAATGGGGCCCTTTGAAATCCGCCCCGCTAACGAAATGGTCAACACACTTATCGCCCAGAGAAGTTCGGCAGTCGCAGAGGAGAAACGCAAATGA
- a CDS encoding RNA polymerase sigma factor, giving the protein MTTPDTTALRKQIDDLYRSESRRVYASLVRLLNDFDLADEAMHEAFASALENWPGTGIPENPRAWLISTGRFKAIDAIRRQSRWKNLQPAFAARMDDLAAENAIRASAEIEDDRLRLIFTCCHPAIDPDIQVPLTLREVCGLTTEEIARAFLTTKTTMAQRIVRGKAKIREEEIPYEVPSLADLPSRLDAVLAAIYLVFNEGYSASQGKSLLRVDLTAEAIRLGRLLQDLLPDPEVQGLLALMLLHESRREARVSSDGEIILLDQQDRSRWDQKRISEGRELVEQALRSKRFGVYTLQAAISAIHAQSASVAETDWNQIVLLYTFLLQIDPSPVVELNRAAAVAMRDGPEAGLRLIEDILQSGQLENYHLAHSARGELLRRLGKNPEALLAYQRAFELARQEPERRFLEKKIRELQDPK; this is encoded by the coding sequence ATGACCACACCGGATACCACGGCCCTGCGGAAACAAATCGACGACCTCTACCGGAGCGAGTCGCGACGAGTCTACGCTTCGCTGGTCCGACTCCTCAACGATTTTGATCTGGCCGATGAAGCGATGCACGAGGCCTTTGCCTCCGCCCTGGAGAATTGGCCGGGTACAGGTATCCCCGAAAATCCCCGGGCCTGGTTGATTTCCACTGGCCGGTTCAAGGCCATCGATGCCATCCGACGACAATCTCGCTGGAAAAATCTGCAACCGGCCTTTGCCGCCCGCATGGACGATCTCGCGGCCGAGAATGCGATCCGGGCCAGTGCGGAGATCGAAGACGATCGATTGCGACTGATTTTCACTTGCTGTCATCCGGCCATCGATCCCGATATTCAAGTGCCTCTGACGTTGCGCGAAGTGTGCGGACTGACGACCGAAGAAATCGCCCGCGCATTTCTCACCACCAAGACCACGATGGCCCAGCGAATCGTGCGCGGTAAAGCCAAAATTCGCGAGGAAGAAATCCCATACGAAGTTCCCTCACTCGCCGATCTGCCGTCGCGCCTCGATGCGGTTCTGGCAGCTATCTATCTCGTCTTCAACGAAGGTTACTCAGCCTCCCAGGGTAAATCTTTACTTCGAGTCGATCTCACGGCCGAGGCCATCCGACTGGGAAGGCTGCTCCAGGATCTGCTCCCCGATCCGGAAGTCCAAGGCCTGCTCGCTCTGATGCTGCTGCACGAATCGCGGCGGGAAGCTCGCGTTTCCTCGGATGGGGAGATCATTCTTCTCGATCAACAGGACCGCTCGCGCTGGGATCAGAAGCGGATTTCTGAAGGTCGAGAATTGGTCGAACAGGCGCTCCGTTCTAAAAGATTTGGTGTTTACACGCTACAAGCGGCGATTTCCGCCATTCATGCACAATCGGCTTCTGTGGCGGAAACCGATTGGAATCAAATCGTTCTGCTCTACACGTTTTTGTTGCAAATCGACCCTTCACCCGTGGTCGAATTAAACAGGGCGGCCGCTGTCGCGATGCGCGATGGACCGGAAGCCGGTTTGAGGCTGATAGAAGACATCCTCCAGAGCGGCCAATTAGAAAATTATCACCTGGCCCACTCGGCCCGTGGTGAATTACTCCGCCGCTTAGGTAAAAATCCGGAAGCCCTCCTGGCCTATCAGCGTGCATTCGAACTGGCTCGCCAGGAGCCTGAACGGAGATTCCTGGAGAAAAAGATTCGGGAATTGCAGGACCCAAAATAA
- a CDS encoding SCP2 sterol-binding domain-containing protein, producing MVARSLPVLQQDANTRKIDAGRLRQFALDSGADDAGVVEIGDPELEDQRADILKFYPKTKSLLSIVCRMNREPIRNPARSVANLEFHTTGEEVNDVCRAIVKTLESQGIPAINSPMGFPMESDKWTEKMWVVSHKPVAVAAGLGRMGIHRNVIHPKFGNFILLGTVLIGEEATEYNQPIDYNPCLSCKLCVAACPVGAISPDGQFDLASCYTHNYREFMGGFGDWVEQIADSKNGLDLRKKVAREETVSMWQSLAFGPNYKAAYCLSVCPAGEEVIGPFQADRKGFLEEIVKPLQEKEETIYVVPKSDADDYVRRRFPHKKVKHVRGSLLPRSIPGFLTGIQRTFQRGQSAGLNAVYHFTFTGKENVKATVVIQEKTLRVADGHEGTADLRMTADSETWLGFLAKERGLLRALLTRKIRIKGSPKLLVAFGKCFPN from the coding sequence ATGGTCGCCAGATCGCTACCCGTGCTTCAGCAAGATGCGAACACTCGGAAGATCGATGCCGGGCGCTTGCGGCAATTCGCTTTGGACAGTGGAGCGGACGACGCCGGTGTAGTAGAGATCGGCGATCCGGAATTGGAGGATCAGCGAGCCGACATTCTGAAGTTTTACCCGAAAACGAAATCGCTCCTTTCGATTGTCTGTCGGATGAATCGGGAACCGATCCGCAATCCAGCCCGATCGGTGGCGAATCTGGAATTTCACACTACTGGCGAAGAAGTCAACGATGTCTGCCGGGCGATCGTAAAGACTCTCGAAAGCCAAGGTATTCCCGCGATTAACTCTCCGATGGGATTTCCGATGGAATCCGACAAGTGGACGGAGAAGATGTGGGTAGTCTCCCACAAGCCGGTGGCAGTCGCGGCCGGTCTGGGGCGAATGGGAATTCACCGCAACGTGATTCATCCGAAATTCGGCAACTTCATTTTGTTGGGCACGGTCCTCATCGGGGAAGAAGCGACCGAGTACAACCAACCGATTGACTACAATCCCTGCCTCTCCTGCAAGCTCTGCGTCGCGGCCTGCCCGGTCGGAGCGATTTCACCCGATGGACAGTTCGATCTGGCTTCCTGTTACACGCACAATTATCGGGAATTCATGGGTGGCTTCGGCGACTGGGTGGAACAGATCGCGGATTCCAAAAATGGTCTCGATTTGCGCAAGAAAGTTGCTCGCGAGGAAACCGTGTCGATGTGGCAGAGTCTCGCCTTCGGGCCCAACTACAAAGCGGCCTACTGTCTGTCCGTATGCCCCGCCGGGGAGGAGGTCATTGGGCCGTTTCAAGCGGATCGCAAAGGTTTCCTGGAAGAGATAGTGAAACCACTGCAGGAAAAAGAAGAGACCATTTACGTGGTGCCGAAGTCGGATGCGGACGATTACGTTCGGAGGCGATTTCCACACAAAAAAGTGAAGCATGTGCGCGGCAGTCTGCTGCCAAGAAGTATCCCGGGTTTCTTAACAGGAATCCAACGCACTTTTCAACGCGGCCAGTCCGCTGGTTTGAATGCCGTTTATCATTTCACTTTTACGGGTAAGGAAAATGTCAAAGCGACCGTCGTTATCCAGGAAAAGACTCTGCGGGTGGCGGACGGTCACGAAGGAACTGCCGATCTCCGAATGACCGCGGATAGTGAAACCTGGCTGGGATTCCTGGCGAAAGAACGCGGACTCCTTCGAGCTTTGCTAACGCGGAAGATTCGGATCAAGGGCTCGCCGAAGTTGCTGGTTGCCTTCGGGAAATGTTTCCCAAATTGA
- a CDS encoding MarR family winged helix-turn-helix transcriptional regulator, with product MSKPVTTIETIATHCIAGRLRLLNRVITNLYDDALRPLGVKLSQGNVLAVTAKLGIARPAQVCEILELDTSTLSRTVERMVENGWLEILPDEDGRSHPFRLTEEGRRLMEKAIPAWEKAQAEAKKLLGGQGLQMLESAIERVKKNLG from the coding sequence ATGAGTAAACCGGTCACTACTATTGAGACAATCGCCACCCATTGCATTGCTGGGCGGCTGCGCCTCCTCAATCGCGTGATTACCAATCTGTACGACGATGCCCTTCGACCATTAGGTGTGAAACTGAGCCAGGGCAACGTACTGGCGGTTACCGCGAAACTCGGGATTGCACGACCGGCCCAGGTTTGTGAAATCCTTGAACTCGACACCTCCACCCTCAGTCGGACCGTGGAACGCATGGTGGAAAATGGCTGGCTGGAAATCCTGCCGGACGAAGATGGCCGGTCTCACCCGTTCCGTTTGACCGAGGAAGGTCGGCGACTCATGGAAAAAGCCATCCCCGCCTGGGAGAAAGCTCAGGCCGAAGCGAAAAAACTGCTCGGAGGCCAGGGCCTGCAGATGCTCGAGAGTGCCATCGAGCGGGTTAAGAAAAACCTGGGTTAA
- a CDS encoding iron chaperone: MPKESKASQALDIDNYIAIFPGNVQAILKKIRQTIRQAAPEAKEMISYRMPAFKQNGILVYFAAWENHIGLYPPISGNKTIEKCLARYRGPKGNLQFPLNEPIPYELIEKIVRLRVRQDTEKTAAQRKKRPKAE, encoded by the coding sequence ATGCCGAAAGAGAGTAAGGCTTCCCAAGCGCTGGATATCGACAACTACATAGCGATTTTCCCAGGCAATGTTCAGGCGATTCTGAAAAAGATTCGTCAGACCATCCGGCAAGCGGCTCCGGAAGCGAAGGAAATGATCAGCTATCGGATGCCCGCTTTCAAGCAGAATGGAATTCTTGTCTACTTCGCGGCCTGGGAAAACCATATCGGTCTCTATCCACCGATTTCCGGCAACAAAACTATCGAGAAATGCCTCGCCCGTTATAGGGGGCCAAAGGGGAATCTTCAGTTTCCCCTGAATGAGCCTATACCTTACGAGCTGATCGAAAAGATCGTGAGACTACGAGTCCGGCAAGATACCGAAAAAACCGCCGCTCAGCGAAAGAAACGGCCTAAAGCCGAATAA
- a CDS encoding arsenate reductase ArsC: MKRVIFVCIENSNRSQMAQAFARIHGAGKIEAYSAGSRPSGRINPKAIDAMKLLGYDLTSHSSKGLDEFIGQEFDAAVTMGCGDECPRVITNKRIEWQIPDPRDMTPDQFLEVRTLIEVKVKELIDSI; this comes from the coding sequence ATGAAGCGCGTTATCTTCGTCTGCATCGAAAATAGCAATCGCAGCCAGATGGCTCAGGCCTTCGCCCGCATCCATGGTGCGGGTAAAATAGAAGCTTATAGCGCTGGTTCTCGTCCTTCGGGACGAATCAATCCCAAAGCCATCGACGCCATGAAATTGCTCGGCTACGATTTGACTTCACATTCCTCGAAAGGATTGGACGAATTCATTGGCCAGGAATTCGACGCGGCCGTAACCATGGGATGTGGCGATGAATGTCCACGCGTGATAACAAACAAAAGAATCGAATGGCAGATACCCGATCCGAGGGATATGACTCCTGATCAATTTTTGGAAGTCCGAACGCTCATTGAGGTTAAAGTCAAAGAACTAATCGATTCAATTTAG
- a CDS encoding MIP/aquaporin family protein: MRKLTAEMLGTYALVFAGTGAIIVNDVSGGAVSPIGIALTFGLIVLAMIYAVGEVSGAHLNPAVTIGFFAAKRISGYQVTGYIISQCAGAILASCTLQILFPMHGSLGATLPAGTPIQSFLLETILTFLLMFVILSVPCHSRENRHLAPLVVGAVITLEALFAGPVSGASMNPARSLAPAVVSLHFESLWIYLTAPVLGASASVLACRCVQESDCCRPVMSKKETCI, from the coding sequence ATGCGGAAACTCACCGCTGAGATGCTCGGTACATACGCCCTGGTGTTTGCAGGAACCGGGGCAATTATTGTCAATGATGTGAGCGGGGGGGCCGTCTCTCCTATTGGTATTGCCTTGACTTTCGGTCTGATCGTTTTAGCCATGATTTATGCAGTGGGTGAGGTTTCCGGGGCGCACTTGAACCCGGCAGTAACGATTGGCTTTTTCGCCGCAAAGCGAATCTCGGGATATCAGGTTACTGGGTACATCATTAGCCAGTGTGCGGGAGCCATCCTTGCCAGCTGCACGCTGCAAATTTTGTTTCCTATGCATGGCTCACTCGGTGCGACTCTTCCTGCCGGGACGCCCATTCAATCCTTCCTGCTAGAAACAATCCTGACGTTTCTGCTGATGTTTGTGATTTTGAGCGTTCCCTGTCATTCCAGAGAGAATCGACATCTGGCTCCACTAGTGGTCGGAGCGGTAATTACACTGGAGGCCCTTTTCGCTGGTCCGGTTTCTGGCGCATCCATGAACCCGGCCCGATCACTTGCCCCAGCAGTGGTTTCATTACATTTCGAAAGTTTATGGATTTATCTTACTGCTCCGGTCCTCGGGGCCAGTGCCAGCGTACTCGCCTGCCGGTGCGTGCAGGAATCCGATTGTTGCCGGCCGGTTATGAGTAAAAAGGAGACCTGCATATGA
- a CDS encoding ArsR/SmtB family transcription factor: MKSKKPVTDEENCCLQPPLKNRPLLSPIQAGGLASVFKTLSNDTRLRILHALVRADELCVTDLGRALGMKPQAVSNQLQRLSDLGILSSRRDGNSIYYRVVDLCVKSLLDQGLCLMEEVRERDRLRTIS, from the coding sequence ATGAAATCGAAAAAGCCGGTTACGGACGAAGAAAATTGCTGCCTTCAGCCGCCGCTGAAGAACCGGCCTCTTCTCTCACCCATTCAGGCGGGTGGTTTGGCGTCGGTATTTAAAACGTTATCGAACGACACTCGCTTGCGCATTCTGCATGCATTGGTACGAGCCGATGAACTCTGCGTAACGGACCTTGGCCGGGCACTGGGAATGAAACCGCAGGCGGTATCGAATCAACTGCAGCGGCTCTCCGATCTCGGAATTCTGAGCTCCCGGCGCGATGGCAACAGCATCTATTATCGGGTAGTCGATCTTTGCGTGAAATCGCTTTTGGACCAGGGGCTTTGCCTGATGGAAGAAGTCCGAGAGCGAGATCGACTACGGACCATCTCCTAG
- a CDS encoding YdeI/OmpD-associated family protein: MSQPNPKVDFYFDKPSPWQEAYRELRKIALRCDLAEELKWGNACYQFEGKNIMLIHGFKEYCAFLFFKGALLKDPQGILIQQTKTVQAPRQIRFTSTAQIKKLSKVLQTYILEAIAVEQAGLKVQLKKTSEFEVPEELRRAFKTDAKFDEAFHSLTPGRQRAYLLFFAAAKQAKTREARIEKYREKILSGRGMDD, translated from the coding sequence ATGAGCCAGCCGAATCCGAAAGTCGACTTTTATTTCGACAAACCTTCTCCCTGGCAGGAGGCCTACCGGGAGTTACGAAAGATCGCACTCCGCTGCGATTTAGCCGAAGAATTGAAGTGGGGTAACGCTTGCTATCAATTCGAAGGGAAAAACATCATGCTCATTCACGGATTCAAAGAGTATTGCGCCTTCCTTTTCTTCAAGGGAGCTTTGTTGAAAGACCCGCAAGGCATTCTGATTCAACAAACCAAGACCGTGCAGGCGCCGCGTCAGATCCGTTTCACTTCCACAGCCCAGATCAAAAAACTCAGCAAAGTTTTGCAGACTTACATTCTCGAAGCGATTGCCGTGGAACAGGCCGGCCTGAAAGTTCAATTGAAGAAGACTTCGGAATTTGAAGTGCCGGAAGAATTGCGGAGAGCCTTTAAAACCGATGCCAAATTCGACGAGGCATTTCACTCGCTGACTCCGGGCCGGCAGCGCGCCTATCTACTTTTTTTCGCCGCCGCCAAGCAGGCCAAAACCCGCGAAGCGCGAATCGAGAAATACCGAGAGAAGATTCTTTCTGGCAGAGGCATGGATGATTGA
- a CDS encoding secondary thiamine-phosphate synthase enzyme YjbQ, protein MKSHTEYLTFNTPTKVAFLNITPQVAEAVRKSGVQEGLALCNAMHITASVFINDDEPGLHQDFGKWLEQLAPFDPDPNVYHHNRTGEDNADAHLKRQIMGREVVVAITKGKLDFGPWEQIFYGEFDGHRPKRVLVKVIGE, encoded by the coding sequence ATGAAATCGCATACCGAATACCTGACGTTTAACACTCCTACTAAGGTGGCCTTTCTGAACATCACGCCTCAGGTGGCCGAAGCCGTCCGCAAGAGCGGAGTTCAGGAAGGATTGGCGCTTTGCAATGCCATGCACATCACGGCCAGCGTCTTTATTAATGACGACGAACCGGGTCTGCATCAGGATTTTGGCAAATGGCTGGAGCAATTAGCCCCTTTCGACCCAGACCCGAACGTTTACCACCACAACCGCACGGGCGAGGACAACGCCGATGCCCACTTGAAGCGGCAGATCATGGGCCGGGAGGTCGTGGTCGCCATCACGAAGGGAAAACTCGACTTTGGGCCGTGGGAGCAGATTTTCTACGGCGAGTTCGACGGCCACCGCCCGAAGCGGGTGCTGGTGAAGGTCATCGGGGAGTGA
- a CDS encoding IS66 family transposase gives MAKRLFDYGDDLLTFLEIEGVPKSNNKGEREIRPGVMMRKVSFGSYSQQGARTRSILMSIYRTLKLREQDPLKETESALHTYMLTGVLPPLPVKLSSGG, from the coding sequence TTGGCCAAGCGTTTGTTCGATTACGGCGACGATCTATTAACGTTTCTGGAAATAGAGGGAGTGCCCAAGAGCAACAATAAGGGGGAGCGAGAAATCCGACCGGGCGTGATGATGCGGAAAGTCAGTTTCGGCAGTTACAGCCAGCAGGGGGCTCGGACGCGAAGCATTCTGATGAGCATTTATCGCACCCTGAAGTTACGAGAGCAAGATCCTTTAAAGGAAACCGAATCGGCCCTCCACACCTACATGCTCACGGGAGTGCTCCCACCGCTACCGGTGAAGCTCAGTTCAGGAGGGTGA